Proteins from one Antennarius striatus isolate MH-2024 chromosome 12, ASM4005453v1, whole genome shotgun sequence genomic window:
- the LOC137605488 gene encoding putative selection and upkeep of intraepithelial T-cells protein 1 homolog isoform X2, whose translation MAKKFLAFIPMLLGQIYTEPLEATVGAPVMISCLLPNLTNLNWFYWEESNITVYRYDVNQKETTHSSYERRIEVFKNEFSFGNISLRLLNVGVGDDQKNFTAAVKFYQHKRPLHSDEWCKRRLQVSAPYSDPELTLNKTQMLATCTTRGGYPQSRMSWKGVNKSSAAEQDLNADEMSQKQDPTTKTYTMSSSVRVGGLQSVTCFVYDPHSKKEKNTTLDITEENHDLTALWRILVPVAVVAVVTVLAIFCCRQRIAQSRGSGGCYMEMELRARTPLKGKSK comes from the exons ATGGCCAAAAAATTTCTGGCGTTCATTCCTA TGCTCTTGGGTCAAATCTATACTGAGCCTCTGGAAGCCACTGTTGGAGCCCCggtgatgatctcctgtttgcTGCCAAACTTAACGAACCTCAACTGGTTTTACTGGGAAGAGTCTAACATCACAGTGTACCGCTATGATGTTAaccaaaaagaaacaacacattccagctaTGAGCGCAGAATTGAAGTCTTCAAAAATGAGTTCAGCTTCGGAAACATTTCATTGAGACTTCTCAATGTTGGAGTTGGAGATGACCAGAAGAACTTCACTGCTGCTGTGAAGTTTTATCAGCATAAAAGACCCCTTCATAGTGATGAATGGTGCAAAAGGAGGCTGCAGGTTTCAG CTCCCTACAGCGATCCAGAGCTGACGTTAAACAAAACACAGATGCTGGCAACTTGCACAACAAGAGGTGGATATCCACAATCGAGGATGTCATGGAAAGGCGTGAACAAGTCCAGCGCTGCAGAGCAGGACCTGAATGCTGATGAGATGTCCCAGAAGCAGGATCCCACAACTAAAACTTACACCATGAGCAGCTCTGTCAGAGTGGGGGGGTTACAGTCTGTCACCTGCTTCGTCTATGACCCTCATTccaaaaaggagaagaacacAACCCTCGACATTACAG AAGAAAACCATGATTTGACTGCACTTTGGAGAATACTAGTacctgttgctgttgttgcagTGGTAACTGTTTTGGCAATTTTCTGCTGTCGTCAACGAATAGCAC AATCTAGAGGATCTGGAGGATGTTATATGGAGATGGAACTCAGGGCTCGCACACCACTGAAGGGGAAATCAAAGTAA
- the LOC137605488 gene encoding putative selection and upkeep of intraepithelial T-cells protein 1 homolog isoform X1 → MAKKFLAFIPMLLGQIYTEPLEATVGAPVMISCLLPNLTNLNWFYWEESNITVYRYDVNQKETTHSSYERRIEVFKNEFSFGNISLRLLNVGVGDDQKNFTAAVKFYQHKRPLHSDEWCKRRLQVSAPYSDPELTLNKTQMLATCTTRGGYPQSRMSWKGVNKSSAAEQDLNADEMSQKQDPTTKTYTMSSSVRVGGLQSVTCFVYDPHSKKEKNTTLDITEENHDLTALWRILVPVAVVAVVTVLAIFCCRQRIAQCWTKCTKRQRPEDSATVSVPLQQVENANR, encoded by the exons ATGGCCAAAAAATTTCTGGCGTTCATTCCTA TGCTCTTGGGTCAAATCTATACTGAGCCTCTGGAAGCCACTGTTGGAGCCCCggtgatgatctcctgtttgcTGCCAAACTTAACGAACCTCAACTGGTTTTACTGGGAAGAGTCTAACATCACAGTGTACCGCTATGATGTTAaccaaaaagaaacaacacattccagctaTGAGCGCAGAATTGAAGTCTTCAAAAATGAGTTCAGCTTCGGAAACATTTCATTGAGACTTCTCAATGTTGGAGTTGGAGATGACCAGAAGAACTTCACTGCTGCTGTGAAGTTTTATCAGCATAAAAGACCCCTTCATAGTGATGAATGGTGCAAAAGGAGGCTGCAGGTTTCAG CTCCCTACAGCGATCCAGAGCTGACGTTAAACAAAACACAGATGCTGGCAACTTGCACAACAAGAGGTGGATATCCACAATCGAGGATGTCATGGAAAGGCGTGAACAAGTCCAGCGCTGCAGAGCAGGACCTGAATGCTGATGAGATGTCCCAGAAGCAGGATCCCACAACTAAAACTTACACCATGAGCAGCTCTGTCAGAGTGGGGGGGTTACAGTCTGTCACCTGCTTCGTCTATGACCCTCATTccaaaaaggagaagaacacAACCCTCGACATTACAG AAGAAAACCATGATTTGACTGCACTTTGGAGAATACTAGTacctgttgctgttgttgcagTGGTAACTGTTTTGGCAATTTTCTGCTGTCGTCAACGAATAGCAC AATGTTGGACCAAATGCACCAAAAGACAACGGCCAGAAG ATTCAGCCACTGTGTCTGTGCCTCTTCAACAAGTGGAGAATGCGAATAGATGA
- the LOC137605488 gene encoding putative selection and upkeep of intraepithelial T-cells protein 1 homolog isoform X3: protein MISCLLPNLTNLNWFYWEESNITVYRYDVNQKETTHSSYERRIEVFKNEFSFGNISLRLLNVGVGDDQKNFTAAVKFYQHKRPLHSDEWCKRRLQVSAPYSDPELTLNKTQMLATCTTRGGYPQSRMSWKGVNKSSAAEQDLNADEMSQKQDPTTKTYTMSSSVRVGGLQSVTCFVYDPHSKKEKNTTLDITEENHDLTALWRILVPVAVVAVVTVLAIFCCRQRIAQCWTKCTKRQRPEDSATVSVPLQQVENANR from the exons atgatctcctgtttgcTGCCAAACTTAACGAACCTCAACTGGTTTTACTGGGAAGAGTCTAACATCACAGTGTACCGCTATGATGTTAaccaaaaagaaacaacacattccagctaTGAGCGCAGAATTGAAGTCTTCAAAAATGAGTTCAGCTTCGGAAACATTTCATTGAGACTTCTCAATGTTGGAGTTGGAGATGACCAGAAGAACTTCACTGCTGCTGTGAAGTTTTATCAGCATAAAAGACCCCTTCATAGTGATGAATGGTGCAAAAGGAGGCTGCAGGTTTCAG CTCCCTACAGCGATCCAGAGCTGACGTTAAACAAAACACAGATGCTGGCAACTTGCACAACAAGAGGTGGATATCCACAATCGAGGATGTCATGGAAAGGCGTGAACAAGTCCAGCGCTGCAGAGCAGGACCTGAATGCTGATGAGATGTCCCAGAAGCAGGATCCCACAACTAAAACTTACACCATGAGCAGCTCTGTCAGAGTGGGGGGGTTACAGTCTGTCACCTGCTTCGTCTATGACCCTCATTccaaaaaggagaagaacacAACCCTCGACATTACAG AAGAAAACCATGATTTGACTGCACTTTGGAGAATACTAGTacctgttgctgttgttgcagTGGTAACTGTTTTGGCAATTTTCTGCTGTCGTCAACGAATAGCAC AATGTTGGACCAAATGCACCAAAAGACAACGGCCAGAAG ATTCAGCCACTGTGTCTGTGCCTCTTCAACAAGTGGAGAATGCGAATAGATGA
- the LOC137605489 gene encoding putative selection and upkeep of intraepithelial T-cells protein 1 homolog: MAKKFLAFIPMLLGQIYTEPLEATVGAPVMISCLLPNLTNLNWFYWEESNITVYHYDVNQKETTHSSYERRIEVFKNEFSFGNISLRLLNVGVGDDQKNFTAAVKFYQHERLLLSNEWCKRRLQVSAPYSDPELTLNKTQMLATCTIRGGYPQSRMSWKGVNKSSAAEQDLNADDMSQKQDPTTKTYTMSSSVTVGGLQSVTCFVYDPHSKKEKNTTLDITEENHDLTALWRILVPVAVVAIVVAVVTVLAIFCCRQRIAQSRGSGGCYMEMELRARTPLKGKSK; this comes from the exons ATGGCCAAAAAATTTCTGGCATTCATTCCTA TGCTCTTGGGTCAAATCTATACTGAGCCTCTGGAAGCCACTGTTGGAGCCCCggtgatgatctcctgtttgcTGCCAAACTTAACGAACCTCAACTGGTTTTACTGGGAAGAGTCTAACATCACAGTGTACCACTATGATGTTAaccaaaaagaaacaacacattccagctaTGAGCGCAGAATTGAAGTCTTCAAAAATGAGTTCAGCTTCGGAAACATTTCATTGAGACTTCTCAATGTTGGAGTTGGAGATGACCAGAAGAACTTCACTGCTGCTGTGAAGTTTTATCAGCATGAAAGACTCCTTCTTAGTAATGAATGGTGCAAAAGGAGGCTGCAGGTTTCAG CTCCCTACAGCGATCCAGAGCTGACGTTAAACAAAACACAGATGCTGGCAACTTGCACAATAAGAGGTGGATATCCACAATCGAGGATGTCATGGAAAGGCGTGAACAAGTCCAGCGCTGCAGAGCAGGACCTGAATGCTGATGATATGTCCCAGAAGCAGGATCCCACAACTAAAACTTACACCATGAGCAGCTCTGTCACAGTGGGGGGGTTACAGTCTGTCACCTGCTTCGTCTATGACCCTCATTccaaaaaggagaagaacacAACCCTCGACATTACAG AAGAAAACCATGATTTGACTGCACTTTGGAGAATACTAGTacctgttgctgttgttgctatAGTTGTTGCGGTGGTAACTGTTTTGGCAATTTTCTGCTGTCGTCAACGAATAGCAC AATCTAGAGGATCTGGAGGATGTTATATGGAGATGGAACTCAGGGCTCGCACACCACTGAAGGGGAAATCAAAGTAA